One segment of Panicum virgatum strain AP13 chromosome 1K, P.virgatum_v5, whole genome shotgun sequence DNA contains the following:
- the LOC120698650 gene encoding protein DETOXIFICATION 16-like: MEDHRGGGAVGGGGEVEKSSALGEVRRQLRLAAPLAAGLLLQKVIQTISILFVGRLGELPLASASLATSFANVTGFSLLSGMASSLDTLCGQAFGAGQRHLLGVYKQRAMLVLAAATAPVAAVWAYAGEILVWFRQDRAIAAGAGSYTRRMLPALLLFGQLQCHVRFLQPQNVVVPVMASSAATAGAHVAVCWLLVRRLGMGANGAALANAVSNLVNLTVLVIYVRVSPACRDTWTGFSREAFRGIPGFLKLAVPSAAMVCMEWWSFEILVLLSGLLPNPKLETAVMSICFNTYVFAFMLPMGLGSAASIRVSNELGAGRPQAARLATRVVILLAISLGVCEGLFMVLARNLLGYAYSNEKEVALYTAKLTPILAVCTLFDSLQCVLSGIVRGCGRQKIGAFINFSAFYIVGIPAASIFAFVCHLRGMGLWLGILCGVAVQMLLLLCITLCTNWNKEALKANDRVFSSSLPVGNTVTSGGSEHPNGCSFVGKGAQGTI, translated from the exons ATGGAGGATCaccgcggaggcggcgccgtgggaggaggaggcgaggtcGAGAAGAGCTCGGCGCTGGGTGAGGTCAGGAGGCAGctgcgcctcgccgcgccgctcgccgccgggctCCTCCTGCAGAAGGTCATCCAGACCATCTCGATCCTGTTCGTCGGCCGCCTCGGCGAGCTCCCCCTCGCCAGCGCCTCCCTCGCCACCTCCTTCGCCAACGTCACGGGCTTCAGCTTGCTG TCAGGCATGGCGAGCAGCCTGGACACGCTGTGCGGGCAGGCCTTCGGCGCGGGGCAGCGCCACCTGCTCGGCGTCTACAAGCAGCGCGCCATGCTGGTGCTGGCCGCGGCGACCGCCCCCGTGGCGGCGGTCTGGGCCTACGCCGGCGAGATCCTCGTCTGGTTCCGGCAGGACCGGGCGATCGCCGCGGGGGCCGGCAGCTACACCCGGCGCATGCTCCCGGCGCTGCTCCTGTTCGGGCAGCTGCAGTGCCACGTCCGCTTCCTGCAGCCGCAGAACGTCGTGGTGCCGGTgatggcgagctccgccgccaccgccggggcGCACGTCGCCGTCTGCTGGCTACTGgtgcgccgcctgggcatggGCGCCAACGGCGCCGCGCTGGCCAACGCCGTCTCCAACCTCGTCAACCTAACGGTCCTGGTCATTTACGTCAGGGTCTCGCCGGCCTGCAGGGACACCTGGACGGGGTTCTCCCGCGAGGCGTTCCGCGGCATCCCGGGCTTCCTCAAGCTCGCCGTGCCGTCCGCTGCCATGGTCTG TATGGAGTGGTGGTCCTTCGAGATCCTTGTGCTTCTTTCAGGTCTTCTCCCCAACCCAAAGCTCGAGACCGCCGTGATGTCTATCTG CTTCAACACCTATGTCTTTGCATTCATGCTCCCGATGGGACTTGGTTCTGCAGCAAG CATTCGTGTTTCGAACGAGCTTGGTGCAGGACGGCCGCAGGCGGCGCGCCTCGCGACGCGGGTGGTCATTCTCCTGGCGATCTCCCTGGGCGTTTGTGAAGGTCTTTTCATGGTCCTGGCCCGTAATCTACTGGGATACGCGTACAGCAATGAGAAGGAAGTGGCCTTGTACACCGCTAAGCTGACGCCGATCCTCGCGGTGTGCACCTTATTTGACAGTCTGCAGTGTGTTCTTTCAG GTATTGTTAGAGGCTGTGGCCGGCAAAAGATTGGTGCCTTTATCAACTTTTCTGCATTCTATATTGTTGGCATCCCTGCGGCATCCATATTCGCCTTTGTCTGTCATCTCAGAGGAATG GGACTCTGGCTTGGTATCTTGTGTGGAGTAGCAGTGCAGATGCTCTTGCTTCTCTGCATCACCTTGTGCACCAACTGGAACAAAGAA GCACTGAAGGCCAATGATAGAGTTTTCAGTTCTTCTCTTCCTGTCGGCAACACGGTAACATCAGGTGGTAGCGAGCATCCAAATGGATGCAGTTTTGTTGGTAAGGGTGCGCAAGGGACCATTTGA